A region of Lepeophtheirus salmonis chromosome 13, UVic_Lsal_1.4, whole genome shotgun sequence DNA encodes the following proteins:
- the LOC121127386 gene encoding uncharacterized protein codes for MEKETHHGDSVIRSPPETPPSSSTFPAYLSMYPKGSGFDNIAAPARNTESEKLRKIRRRKELKEFRKYNKIHEYKTQGDDNSYNFDAVLESLGEQNGTLNNNNSNNNNNSGNSTSNNGNKDNRKDKRVRRPVTRRRSNNSGVSNNSVKTNNTNGASSSSEENVLKDFDKDEDEDELEDDKMSSSSLVGGGGGSVRDSEDTLFSKPSKIERGLSKSSENLSHYSSENLSSFTKVTNKKQKWKKKNAHSVEIPDNFNINNNNNNNSVTVNIINNNNIINTSSTSMSTSSANIGGKGGNLSSRYNGYNLRNREIEATRPDLDYNARDFPPLDTPIEDGAGSVVPTNGISPTWSKPGPSSSVSSSSSSVINERTEEEEPPSAAPQKVSVDLPDVSHCQPPPINSNAPNNHQRHHHPHHLPDLTAQAVEAVTSSSGSITPQETKVELFASTILKSGDIAIALTEEEYRSQDPSIPVVIFGRGSSAIRDWTSKSENFEFGFEINETLLAMSSSDSSHQKQTPVQNRSPPEKENENIPLDRIDRAILSFGDSVTNLTVLGDESTADSSPQLDNSIHLPPYVEEPITFNYNEVINYLENAWLDSLKDTQQQQQKRHPVASSAY; via the coding sequence ATGGAAAAGGAAACGCATCATGGAGATTCTGTCATTCGATCTCCTCCAGAAACTCCTCCTTCATCTTCTACCTTTCCAGCATATCTAAGCATGTATCCAAAGGGATCTGGATTTGATAATATTGCTGCTCCTGCAAGGAATACTGAGTCGGAAAAACTACGAAAAATTAGACGACGCAAGGAATTAAAAGAGTTTAGAAAGTATAATAAAATCCATGAGTATAAGACTCAAGGAGACGATAATTCTTACAATTTTGACGCTGTCTTGGAGTCGTTAGGGGAACAAAATGGAACCCTTAATAACAATAACagcaacaataataataactccGGGAATTCAACATCCAACAATGGTAATAAGGACAATAGAAAAGATAAAAGAGTACGTCGTCCTGTAACGAGACGACGTTCCAACAACTCCGGTGTAAGTAATAATAgtgtaaaaacaaataacacCAATGGGGCCTCATCTAGTTCAGAAGAAAATGTCCTTAAAGACTTTGACAAGGACGAAGATGAAGACGAATTGGAGGATGATAAAATGTCGTCAAGTTCTCTTGTAGGTGGAGGAGGCGGGAGTGTCCGTGATAGCGAGGACACTCTTTTTAGTAAACCAAGTAAGATTGAGCGCGGACTTAGTAAAAGCTCAGAAAATCTCAGTCATTATTCTTCCGAAAACTTGAGTTCTTTCACTAAGGTTacgaataaaaaacaaaagtggAAGAAGAAGAATGCTCACTCTGTTGAAATCCCGGATAATTTtaacatcaataataataataataataatagtgtcACAGTTAACatcatcaacaacaacaacatcatCAATACTTCGTCTACATCTATGTCTACTAGCAGTGCTAACATTGGTGGTAAAGGTGGGAACTTATCAAGTCGCTACAATGGATATAATCTAAGAAATCGTGAGATTGAGGCAACTCGGCCTGACTTAGATTATAACGCAAGGGACTTTCCTCCGTTGGACACACCAATCGAAGATGGTGCTGGTTCTGTTGTACCAACAAATGGTATATCTCCAACTTGGTCCAAACCCGGACCCTCGTCATCAGTGTCTTCATCCAGTTCTTCCGTCATTAATGAGCGGACAGAGGAAGAGGAGCCGCCTTCTGCAGCCCCGCAAAAAGTGTCAGTGGACTTGCCAGACGTATCGCATTGTCAGCCTCCCCCTATCAATTCTAATGCACCCAACAACCACCAGCGCCACCACCATCCACATCATCTTCCTGACTTGACTGCTCAAGCGGTAGAAGCTGTTACATCATCCTCAGGAAGTATTACACCTCAGGAGACGAAGGTTGAATTATTCGCTTCAACAATACTAAAATCTGGAGACATTGCCATTGCTTTAACTGAGGAAGAGTATAGAAGCCAGGACCCATCAATCCCAGTCGTTATTTTCGGTCGAGGCTCTTCAGCCATTCGAGATTGGACTTCCAAGtccgaaaattttgaatttgggtTTGAAATTAATGAGACTCTTTTAGCTATGTCTTCTTCAGACTCCTCGCATCAAAAACAAACACCTGTTCAGAATCGCAGCCCTCCAGAAAAAGAGAATGAGAACATTCCTCTTGATCGCATTGACAGAGCCATTCTCAGTTTTGGAGACAGTGTTACCAACCTTACTGTGTTAGGAGATGAGTCCACCGCCGATTCCTCTCCACAACTGGACAATTCCATCCATCTGCCGCCCTACGTAGAAGAACCTATAACCTTCAATTATAACGAGGTGATAAACTACCTAGAAAACGCCTGGCTGGACTCACTCAAAGACACAcaacagcaacaacaaaaacGTCATCCAGTCGCTTCTTCCgcttattaa